In Chroococcidiopsis sp. TS-821, the following are encoded in one genomic region:
- a CDS encoding EcsC family protein — protein MEDKSQQPSPVSDTSDVEVTILPPKTENKDPNPPTQSNTTDDSLSFFDFFAKTVGDVTVAVATTAAQTGLSLAQTAVEVGEAAAKQTHDLISQATQTAGEAINFVGDNWIVQRFSRLLNLQWLVGATDNVNLDKATEEVRKLQQEYPHESPSEIAHRIMVEKATYAGGIGLASSILPGAALALLAVDLAATTRLQAEMVYQIAAAYGLDLKDPARKGEVLAIFGLALGGGRLLRTAGLGLLRNIPFAGAMIGSSSNAAIMYSVGYAACRFYEAKLDQNTSIDSEETLAEIAKQSDRYAETAIAQEAVMDQVLVHTILATHPEKSWEEILPELKNLNFSESSLESIGNNIKSPQPLDTLLDQLNRDFAIPLLAQCYRIAQKDRIITPEAARIMETIANKFDLDLNSIQSKVESQG, from the coding sequence ATGGAAGATAAATCTCAACAGCCGTCACCGGTGTCTGATACATCGGATGTTGAAGTGACGATTCTCCCGCCAAAAACTGAAAACAAAGATCCAAATCCACCTACACAATCAAACACCACAGACGATTCGCTATCTTTCTTTGATTTCTTTGCCAAAACTGTTGGTGATGTAACAGTAGCAGTAGCAACTACCGCAGCGCAAACAGGGTTATCACTAGCACAAACTGCTGTGGAAGTTGGTGAAGCTGCTGCAAAACAAACGCACGATCTCATTTCGCAAGCAACGCAGACTGCAGGCGAAGCTATTAACTTTGTCGGCGATAATTGGATAGTACAGCGCTTTTCGCGCTTGCTTAATCTGCAATGGTTAGTCGGCGCAACCGATAACGTTAATCTTGACAAAGCTACTGAGGAAGTCAGAAAGCTACAACAAGAGTATCCTCACGAGTCGCCCAGCGAAATTGCACATCGGATTATGGTGGAAAAAGCAACGTATGCAGGTGGCATTGGTTTAGCAAGTAGTATTCTACCAGGGGCAGCTTTAGCACTATTAGCGGTGGACTTAGCTGCAACCACACGCCTACAAGCAGAAATGGTTTATCAAATTGCGGCGGCGTATGGACTTGACTTGAAAGATCCCGCGCGTAAAGGAGAAGTGCTGGCAATTTTTGGCTTAGCATTAGGTGGTGGACGGTTGTTACGTACCGCAGGTTTGGGCTTACTGCGAAATATTCCCTTTGCTGGGGCAATGATTGGCTCAAGTTCTAACGCGGCGATTATGTATTCTGTAGGATATGCAGCGTGTCGCTTTTATGAAGCGAAGTTAGACCAAAATACTTCGATTGATTCGGAGGAAACACTTGCAGAGATCGCAAAACAAAGCGATCGCTATGCTGAAACGGCGATCGCCCAAGAAGCTGTTATGGATCAAGTTTTAGTACACACGATCCTTGCAACTCATCCTGAAAAATCGTGGGAAGAGATTCTCCCTGAATTAAAAAACCTCAATTTCAGCGAGTCTTCGTTAGAAAGTATCGGTAATAATATTAAATCGCCGCAACCATTAGACACGCTTCTCGATCAACTCAACCGCGATTTTGCGATTCCTTTACTCGCGCAGTGTTATCGAATTGCGCAAAAAGACCGTATCATTACACCTGAAGCAGCACGCATTATGGAAACGATCGCGAATAAGTTCGATCTTGACTTAAACTCAATTCAGTCAAAGGTAGAGTCTCAAGGTTAA
- a CDS encoding gamma-glutamyltransferase family protein has protein sequence MAFDLTQYPYAASRRAILGKNYAASTSQPLATLAAMEMFWAGGNAVDAALAMAIALTVVEPTSNGIGSDAFALVWDGKLHGLNASGKSPRNLKVDDIPQIPLVGWLTVTVPGAVSAWRSLWERWGKLPFEQLFAPAIRYAEQGFPVSPETARAWQAASHFLSLNAPEFQPFKQVFFPSDRAPRAGEIWGSIVHAQTLREIAKTGGESFYRGDLALKIANFAADTGGMLTKEDLAQHQPDWVQPISTNYRDLTVWEIPPNTQGIAALMALNILEGFELSRYPRESVQSYHLQIEAMKLAFADVHAHIGDPEFMQVTSDRLLDKTYAAQRRELINNFHALFAQPDLPKGGTVYLAAADRDLMVSFIQSNYMGFGSGILVPETGIALQNRGSGFTLQTGHPNQIAPAKRPFHTIIPGFLTQDNKPLGPFGVMGGHMQPQGHLQVVVNLADYAMNPQAALDAPRWQFTTRKTVLLEPTVPHSVALALGDRGHDIQIIAERRNFGKGQIILRQGETLIAASEPRADGIALAG, from the coding sequence ATGGCGTTTGACTTAACGCAATATCCTTATGCTGCATCGCGACGCGCGATCTTAGGGAAAAATTATGCCGCCAGTACCAGCCAACCATTAGCAACGCTGGCTGCTATGGAGATGTTTTGGGCTGGTGGTAATGCTGTCGATGCGGCGTTAGCAATGGCGATCGCACTCACAGTCGTTGAACCAACTTCTAATGGAATTGGTTCGGATGCTTTTGCGTTAGTTTGGGATGGAAAATTACATGGATTGAATGCTTCTGGTAAAAGTCCGCGAAATCTCAAAGTTGATGACATACCCCAAATTCCGCTTGTAGGTTGGTTAACCGTTACAGTACCAGGGGCTGTTTCTGCGTGGCGATCGCTGTGGGAACGTTGGGGGAAATTACCGTTTGAGCAATTATTTGCCCCAGCTATTCGTTATGCTGAACAAGGTTTTCCGGTATCTCCCGAAACTGCGCGTGCATGGCAAGCAGCATCGCATTTTTTATCACTCAATGCCCCAGAATTTCAACCGTTTAAACAAGTTTTTTTTCCCAGCGATCGCGCCCCGCGTGCAGGTGAAATCTGGGGAAGTATAGTTCACGCGCAAACACTACGCGAAATTGCCAAAACGGGAGGAGAGAGTTTCTATCGTGGAGATTTAGCCCTAAAAATTGCCAATTTTGCTGCGGATACAGGAGGAATGTTAACAAAAGAAGATTTGGCGCAGCATCAACCCGACTGGGTACAACCCATTTCGACAAATTATCGCGATTTAACCGTTTGGGAAATTCCTCCAAATACGCAAGGAATTGCCGCATTGATGGCGTTAAATATTCTAGAAGGTTTTGAGTTATCGCGTTATCCGCGCGAGTCGGTACAAAGCTATCATCTGCAAATTGAAGCTATGAAACTTGCGTTTGCGGATGTTCATGCACACATTGGCGATCCTGAATTTATGCAAGTGACAAGCGATCGCTTATTAGACAAAACCTACGCTGCGCAGCGAAGAGAGTTAATTAACAACTTTCACGCGCTATTTGCACAACCTGATTTACCCAAAGGAGGTACTGTTTATCTTGCAGCTGCCGATCGCGACTTGATGGTATCTTTTATCCAATCGAACTACATGGGCTTTGGTAGCGGAATTCTCGTACCAGAAACAGGCATTGCATTACAAAATCGCGGTTCAGGCTTTACATTACAAACCGGACATCCCAATCAAATTGCACCTGCAAAACGTCCTTTTCACACAATTATTCCAGGTTTTCTCACGCAAGACAACAAGCCGTTAGGACCCTTCGGCGTCATGGGAGGACATATGCAACCGCAGGGACATCTGCAAGTTGTCGTTAACTTAGCTGATTACGCCATGAATCCGCAAGCAGCTTTAGACGCACCCCGCTGGCAATTTACGACAAGGAAAACAGTGTTACTCGAACCAACCGTACCGCATTCGGTTGCACTTGCATTAGGCGATCGCGGACATGATATTCAAATCATCGCCGAACGGCGTAATTTTGGCAAAGGTCAAATCATCTTACGGCAAGGAGAAACTTTAATCGCGGCTTCTGAACCGCGTGCGGATGGTATTGCCTTAGCAGGTTAG
- a CDS encoding 2-dehydropantoate 2-reductase, which yields MKICIVGAGAIGGYIGAKLAQAGEQVTLIARGAHLQAIQQQGLTLRNADGTEELIKDVVATQDIASAGTQDVVIVALKAQSVPSVAPHLPALYGAETIVVTAQNGIPWWYFRKLDSPYADYQIQAVDPQGIVEAHIPVDRVIGCVVYPAAEIVAPGVVQHIEGDRFSLGELDGTKTSRIQQLSQSFRQAGIKAPVRNQIRNELWVKLWGNLAFNPISALTRSTLEEICQYSLTRELAKNMMLEAQAIAEKLGVEFGISLEQRIEGAEKVGAHKTSMLQDIEARRPTEVDAIVGAVAELGKLTQTPTPYIDAIYASVKLLEKTLTC from the coding sequence ATGAAAATTTGCATTGTTGGTGCAGGTGCGATCGGGGGATACATTGGGGCTAAATTGGCGCAGGCTGGCGAACAAGTGACGTTAATTGCGCGCGGCGCGCATCTGCAAGCAATTCAACAACAAGGCTTAACGCTACGCAATGCAGATGGTACAGAAGAGTTGATTAAAGATGTCGTTGCAACGCAAGATATTGCAAGTGCGGGTACGCAGGATGTTGTCATTGTGGCATTGAAAGCGCAGAGTGTACCCAGCGTTGCGCCTCATTTACCTGCATTGTATGGTGCGGAAACAATCGTCGTGACTGCGCAAAATGGCATTCCTTGGTGGTATTTTCGCAAGCTTGACAGTCCCTATGCTGATTATCAAATTCAGGCGGTCGATCCGCAAGGAATCGTGGAAGCGCATATTCCTGTCGATCGCGTCATTGGCTGTGTCGTATATCCAGCAGCGGAAATTGTCGCGCCTGGCGTTGTGCAACATATCGAGGGCGATCGCTTTTCTTTGGGCGAACTTGATGGTACGAAAACTTCTCGCATTCAACAACTCTCGCAAAGCTTCCGTCAAGCAGGAATCAAAGCGCCTGTACGCAACCAAATTCGTAATGAGTTGTGGGTGAAGCTGTGGGGAAATTTAGCGTTTAACCCGATTAGTGCATTAACAAGAAGCACATTAGAAGAGATTTGTCAATACTCTTTAACGCGTGAACTGGCAAAAAATATGATGCTCGAAGCGCAGGCGATCGCCGAGAAACTGGGCGTAGAATTTGGCATTTCGCTAGAGCAACGCATCGAAGGCGCAGAAAAAGTAGGCGCGCATAAAACTTCCATGTTACAAGACATTGAAGCACGTCGTCCCACCGAAGTTGACGCCATTGTGGGTGCAGTTGCCGAACTTGGAAAATTAACACAAACTCCGACTCCCTATATTGACGCTATTTACGCGAGTGTCAAGTTACTGGAAAAAACTCTAACCTGCTAA